Proteins encoded within one genomic window of Thioploca ingrica:
- a CDS encoding formate hydrogenlyase subunit 4, with the protein MADYLNEWLVNLPLGWLLAGLQTLLFIAIAPLLTGWIKRKKCRLQNRTAPPVWQPYRDLRKLFRKESVIAENASWIFRTTPYIVFGTTVLAAGVVPLIATDLPSAAIADVIVLVGFFALARFFLALAGMDIGTAFGGMGSSREMTLASLTEPAMLMAVFTLAMTASTTNLSTTMEVILSQGIVLRPSFIFAALGLMMVAIAETGRIPIDNPATHLELTMIHEAMILEYSGRHLAMIEWANQIKLMIYGVLIANLFIPWGIATELTEVALFLGSVAIIAKLALLGIILAASETVLAKLRLFQAPNYISFAFLLCLLGLLSHVILEVQQSTL; encoded by the coding sequence ATGGCTGATTACTTAAATGAATGGTTAGTCAATTTACCCCTGGGTTGGTTGTTAGCCGGTTTGCAAACCTTATTATTTATTGCCATTGCACCCTTATTGACCGGTTGGATCAAACGGAAAAAATGTCGGTTGCAGAACCGTACGGCGCCACCAGTATGGCAACCTTATCGAGACTTAAGAAAATTATTTCGCAAAGAGTCGGTGATAGCAGAAAATGCCTCGTGGATATTTCGTACCACGCCTTACATCGTTTTTGGTACTACCGTTCTGGCTGCCGGTGTGGTTCCATTGATTGCGACCGATTTACCTTCAGCGGCGATTGCTGATGTCATTGTATTAGTTGGATTTTTTGCTTTAGCCCGATTTTTTCTTGCGCTAGCGGGTATGGACATTGGCACCGCTTTTGGAGGGATGGGTTCTTCCCGCGAAATGACCTTAGCTTCTTTAACTGAACCGGCGATGCTTATGGCGGTATTCACGTTAGCCATGACTGCTTCAACGACTAATCTGTCAACGACGATGGAAGTGATTCTTTCTCAAGGTATTGTGTTACGACCTTCCTTTATTTTTGCCGCTTTGGGATTAATGATGGTGGCGATTGCCGAAACCGGACGTATTCCGATTGACAATCCAGCCACTCATTTAGAATTGACTATGATACACGAAGCCATGATCTTGGAATATAGCGGTCGGCATTTAGCGATGATTGAATGGGCCAATCAAATTAAATTAATGATTTATGGCGTTCTGATTGCTAATTTATTTATACCTTGGGGAATTGCCACCGAATTAACTGAAGTCGCTTTATTCCTAGGGAGCGTAGCCATCATCGCCAAACTCGCTTTATTGGGCATAATTTTGGCTGCTTCTGAAACCGTATTGGCAAAATTACGCCTATTTCAGGCACCCAATTACATTAGTTTTGCCTTTCTACTCTGTTTATTAGGTTTACTCAGTCATGTCATTTTAGAAGTGCAACAATCTACTCTCTAA
- a CDS encoding formate hydrogenlyase subunit 3/multisubunit Na+/H+ antiporter, MnhD subunit — translation METSLPINVVIFPVLAALLSSLVALGAYRFPWLLRYLAFLLLGLAGISAIVSGGWVLINDISISGELPLGLPWLKWHIRLEPLSGFFWVIVGILTTAISSYGPSYVREFESGPYSLSTLGFFTGLFVAGMLLVLLADDAFLFMIAWEIMSLSSYFLVGYQHLQVTHRRAAFLYLLMAQLGALAILLAFSILISINGDFTFATMRQAELSPLWANIAFGFGLLGFGMKAGLVPIHVWLPEAHPVAPSPISALMSGVMLKVAIYGLIRLVFDLLGTPHWSWGIILLIMGSSTAFIGILYALMQNNLKRLLAYSSIENMGIITIGLGLSILFIANGHPLLGALAMIAALYHALNHALFKGLLFLSAGSILQATHEQNLENFGGLIRYLPYTAFFFLIGCLAISGLPPLNGFVSEWLTFQAALQTPSLTSGVLRAVIPLSAALLALTAALSATCFVKVYGVTFLGQPRHQFNHPIQEPAWGMTIAQAFLALLCLLLGIFPTTIIDVIEIIPQHLVGYDLPSASEQGWLWLTPISAEVASYSAPLVLLAIISVWFIFFGLLYTTKKTRRTSPWECGFGTVSPRMQYTATAFVMPIQRIFKPAWRIEELVKEQTDKKTLYPQAIRYELHIADRFWLILYEPFIGLVATIARQIGRIQTGNIRTYLAYSFFTLLILLWLIT, via the coding sequence TTGGAAACTTCATTGCCTATAAATGTCGTTATTTTTCCGGTTCTGGCCGCGTTGCTCTCCAGTTTGGTTGCACTCGGTGCCTACCGTTTTCCCTGGTTACTACGGTACTTAGCCTTTTTACTACTGGGATTAGCCGGCATCAGTGCTATTGTCAGTGGTGGTTGGGTATTAATTAATGATATCTCCATTTCTGGAGAGTTGCCGCTCGGATTACCCTGGCTGAAATGGCATATCCGCTTAGAGCCATTATCGGGTTTTTTCTGGGTCATTGTGGGTATTCTCACCACCGCTATCAGCAGCTATGGACCCAGTTATGTCCGTGAATTTGAATCGGGACCTTATTCTTTATCTACCTTAGGTTTTTTTACCGGTTTATTTGTGGCCGGCATGTTGTTAGTTTTGCTGGCTGACGACGCTTTCCTTTTTATGATTGCTTGGGAAATCATGTCACTTTCTAGTTACTTTTTGGTTGGATATCAACATCTACAAGTAACACATCGTCGAGCGGCTTTTTTATATTTGCTCATGGCGCAACTGGGCGCTTTAGCTATTTTACTCGCTTTTAGTATTTTAATAAGCATCAACGGTGATTTTACCTTTGCCACGATGCGGCAAGCTGAGTTATCGCCACTCTGGGCGAATATCGCTTTTGGTTTTGGGTTACTTGGATTTGGCATGAAGGCCGGTTTAGTACCAATCCATGTATGGTTACCCGAAGCACACCCGGTTGCGCCTTCACCGATTTCTGCCTTAATGAGTGGCGTGATGTTAAAAGTGGCAATCTATGGTCTTATTCGCTTGGTATTTGATTTATTAGGTACACCGCATTGGAGTTGGGGAATTATTCTACTGATTATGGGTTCGAGCACCGCTTTTATCGGAATTTTGTACGCATTGATGCAAAACAATTTAAAACGCTTGTTAGCTTATTCCTCAATAGAAAATATGGGGATTATCACCATCGGTCTCGGGTTAAGTATCTTATTTATCGCCAATGGCCACCCTCTTCTAGGCGCATTGGCCATGATTGCCGCACTCTATCATGCACTGAATCACGCCTTATTCAAAGGCTTACTATTTCTCAGTGCCGGTTCCATTTTACAAGCAACCCATGAGCAAAATTTGGAAAACTTCGGGGGGTTAATCCGATATCTGCCTTATACGGCATTCTTTTTCTTAATCGGCTGCTTGGCTATTTCTGGGTTACCACCGCTGAATGGATTCGTCTCGGAATGGCTTACTTTTCAAGCGGCTTTGCAAACCCCTTCCCTAACCAGTGGGGTATTACGTGCCGTAATTCCACTCAGTGCGGCTTTATTGGCATTGACAGCGGCTTTATCTGCTACTTGTTTTGTCAAAGTTTATGGGGTCACTTTTCTAGGACAACCACGTCATCAATTTAATCATCCTATTCAAGAACCGGCTTGGGGAATGACTATTGCGCAGGCTTTTTTAGCCCTGTTATGTTTACTGTTGGGTATTTTTCCCACCACCATTATTGATGTAATTGAAATTATTCCTCAACATCTCGTTGGGTATGACTTACCCAGTGCTTCTGAACAAGGCTGGCTGTGGTTGACCCCCATCTCGGCTGAAGTGGCTTCTTATTCAGCACCGTTAGTGTTGCTCGCTATTATCAGTGTGTGGTTTATATTTTTCGGGTTACTTTACACCACTAAGAAAACACGTCGCACTTCGCCATGGGAATGTGGATTTGGTACCGTGAGTCCTAGAATGCAGTACACCGCTACCGCTTTTGTTATGCCCATTCAACGAATTTTTAAACCGGCTTGGCGTATAGAAGAACTGGTTAAAGAACAAACGGATAAAAAGACGCTTTATCCCCAAGCTATTCGCTATGAACTGCATATTGCCGACCGCTTTTGGTTAATTTTATATGAACCCTTCATTGGTTTAGTTGCCACGATTGCTCGGCAAATTGGGCGAATTCAAACCGGTAATATTCGGACTTATTTAGCTTATTCTTTCTTCACTTTATTGATATTGTTATGGCTGATTACTTAA